Genomic segment of Pelmatolapia mariae isolate MD_Pm_ZW linkage group LG6, Pm_UMD_F_2, whole genome shotgun sequence:
TTGGTGCGGTCACATCATAGGCCTTGCTGTTTGATAACAAGGCGAGACGAGGGGGCGgcagttttcattcaatttgTTGTCACTCCACAAGAAGCAAGCAAAGGATCTTTAAAGCTGACGAATACATCTGAAACTCTCGAGGTATGGTTTTTAGTCAACATGTAGCTGAAATCTCGGTAATGTTAGACGAAATGGTAACTTTTACCTGATGCTATCTACCTTGTTAGCTTGTGTGCTACAGAGCTATCGTTTGCGGCTAGCTAGTTAATGCTAATATGGATGACGTTACCGTTTATATACTGCTTCTTTTCGTAAGTGtattgaaactgcattttattaaGGACTGCTTCTTATTCAGATTCTCTTAGGATAACACGTCTGTGCCTCACACATTAATAATATTGGGATCGATACTGGAGCAGTTAGCTTAATGGCTATTGCATCATTCTTTAGCTTTGACGCACatcctggatgactgagaaccttcacagacatgttgaCGCACATGAATACACGGTTTACCCCGAGATGATTTACAACATATGGACGATATAGCACGTCGGAATTTCTCCCTAATCAGTGTTTATTCACTAATTAAACCAAATACAATAAAGGTCATTCATTAATGCTGTCCGAGTAAATGTTGCTTATTAACCCATAAGAAGCCCTTTACACAGTGAGGAAAGTTCCTGTTAAGGCTTTAACACTCTCCTATAGTTTTTACTAACAGTAAAAATGAGTCTGGCCTCTTATAGGTTAAGTTTTAAGGGTACAATAGTGTGAATTGAGTTTGCTATAGTAGATGTCCGAAAAAGGCTGTGCATGTTGTTCAGGCACAACACATGTGCTCTTGTTACTGAAAggaaggtttgtttgttttttaaatgtccttTTAACCACTGTTCAACTCGACAAACCTTGTTGTTCAATAGCTAGACACGGATTCCGTAAATGCCAAGTAACAGGCAAGACTATGGTTTGTTGGTGGCAAAGAGTAAATTGTAAAGTTTGTTAAATTTTATAATGACCTTTATCTCCGCTAGTGTTGAGCTATAACCTTCAATAATTTTGTGCCCCTTCATTCTTTAGTATGCTAGGAATCTGTATAATCTTAATGAACTTCAAAAAAAGTTTGCATATGCTACATTTAGTTCACATTGTTAAGAACATACGCTTatgtgttgtttatgttttgagcgacctctcatttctttacgTTTTCCTGGCAAAATAGGAAATAGTTGGAAATCAAGTATTTGGGGGTAAATACAGAGTTTTTataattctaacaagcttgaaagtcaatatttggtatgactacctttattcttcagtacAGTCTGAACTCTACTAGACAAGATTTCTTCGAACTTTTAaacagtcttcaggaatagttcttcagACCTTTTGAAGGACATTcgaagctcttctttggatgctaGGTGCCCTTTGTTCCATTTTCCTTCAAGGTGATCCCACaatgcttcagtaatgttaGGGTTCAGGATCCGGAGAGGCAAATCTATGACTAATGACTCTTAAGCTAATTTTTAGGCTACttatattttttgctgtgtACTTGTTCAGCTTTCTATTTTAGCACATATTGcagaattttcaaacaatagCTTTTTGAAAACTTTGTTGGTGTAAAAGTACTTCTGTCAAACTTGTCTTTGGAGCTTTTTGTGGATTAAACTAAAGAAATGTCTTTATGTGACAGGCCGCTACTAACCAAGTGCCTAAAGATAAAAAGGATAAAATTGGTTATTTCAAGTCAAatcaagtggctttattgtcatttcaaccatgtgcagtggtacagtacacagtgaagcAAGACAACGTTCCTCCAAGACCACGGTGCTatatataacagacaatcaacatAGGACTACATAAGGTGAGCAAGAAAAGTGTGCAAAAattgcacacacaaaaagacaacTAGTTGCCAAGTTGTCTGttgtgtgtagacacaacactggctcATCCCTTGAATCACATTGTGTAAATACTTGAATGATTCATGGGTCGATGTTAagtaacttaaaaaacaaaaaacatgcccTTAAAAGGTCAAGTACAAGGGCTGAACTGAAAATGAAcgaaaaagcagccagtgtccaaaaaaaactttgaaagaccttcagaaaatcaaaatgtaaagaaaagtgGAATGACTCAAGGCTTTGCACAGTATTATACataattttatgtcattttatgTTACGTTCTATTTGTTTAGCAGCTCTTGGAAGATCagcaataaaattaaataaaactgggTAAAACTTTGAGTAGTAGTTAGTCGGCAAACACAGAATCCCTGTGGTATCCTTAAATGGAACTTCACAGTAGTAAATGCGTAACGCTTTGAATTTAGAGTTGAGGATGATTCTTATTGTTAgatgattacatttttatttgaacGTGGTGAATATGTGAACATGGGGTCTTGAACACAAGACCTGTTGGGCTCCAGTTACTGCCtatctttattttctgtcaaatAATAAAAGACCAGTGAGAAGGTCAGGAAGTTTACTGGGGTTGAAGGAGATGACTTCATCTAATAGTCTTAATGCAACATCCATTAAGTATATTTAAAAGTAaccacttaattttttttaagcaaatgaTCAAGATTAGCATCAGATGCTAGTAATAGTTAGTAGATATTTGTCACTTATTACTAGATGGattacatttcaaatgtttcaAAAATATGAAGGAATTTGTGTCATCTCAGTTTCTTTCCACCcgatttgtgtttgtttaatgaTTTCTAGTTTGAAGAGACCTTTAGTCCTCGTAATGGAGGCTCCtcctaaacaaataaaagatttttGTCATGCTGTGTTCCCAGTctaaatgacagatttaaatttttttttctcttattttcctGCTTTGTCCGGACAGTACACTGTTCTGCCTCTCCATCCAGTGGCTTCCGAGGTGTTCGTGCTGTCAGGGTGATGTCAGCAGCCTGTCTCACACGCTTGGCAAGATGCAGTGGTCTTCATGTGGGTCGAGCCGGTCTTGTACAGATGAGCTTAGTCCCCCTTCCGGTCCAGCATGACAGCCACTTCCAGTTCATTTTCCGCAAACCGCTCCACACCCCTTCAGAAACTCGGCACAGTAATACACGCTTTGATCCAGACAGCAGCGGCCGCCCCACTACCTGGGATTCATTTGGAATCTGGGACGATCGTATCGATGAGCCCATCCTGCTGCCCCCCAGCATTCGTTACGGCAAGCCCATTCCCAAAGTTAGCCTATCCAAGGTAGGCTGCGCCTCGCTCATTGGTCAACGCAAGGACAATGAAGACCGCTACCGGGTCTCCGAGCTGACCGACAGGGTGCTCTACTTTGCTGTGTTTGATGGGCACGGTGGATCGGAGGCAGCTGACTTCTGTGAAAAATACATGGAAAAATATATCACGTAAGGAGTTCGTATGAGTCGCTGTCACAAGTAGCTTATTCATTTCTGATTAATGTGAATGTCAGATGTCACAGCTCTGtaagtgatttttctttctgattTCCTTAAGGAACCTTCTTGCAGACGAGGAAAATCTGGAATTAGTTTTAACAAAAGCCTTCCTTGAAGTAGACAAAGCTCTAGCAAGGCATTTGCACTTCTCTCCAAATGGTAGGTGCTTTTATGTTGCATGTACTTGGATATGCTATGTACTCTGTTTTTATGTGATGACACTTGTTTCTTCACTCTTCAAACATAATTTACTTATCCTACTTAGGCGTTGAAGCTTTGGATTTCCCCACTGAGCACTTTTGGTTAGAGGTCTGTCATTTTCCCCCAAAGTTCCTTAAATAATTCATGATTAAATTAGCTACACGTAGAAGATATGTTAGTGTTTTTCTTGCTTCCAGCACGACATTGCCAGAAACAGAAAGGtaacaaattaaaggaaaaatcaGAGTACACATTTGGATAAACGGAACAGCTTTGTCCTTACATGCGTGACGCCACACAGGGTTTACCCAGTGGGTCGATTAATGAGAAAATTGTAGGAATTCTTGACTGCTGTTATCAGATCTCGACCAGTTAAGAACGTCACTGCCACAAGAAACCTCCTAGTGAGAGAATATCATTTGGACAGAATCACATCTGTCAGTAGAGGTTTAAAGACTTTGCATAATTAGTTAATAGTGAgtcttcctttaatttgtcaccaaTCTGTTTACTTTTTCCCTGTCTGCAAAGTGTTATGTTTAAAGCAGGCATTTTTATTAAGGAATGTTTGAGTATAACTCAGAAAAATTAATGCAAAACATTTCCCTCAATAAATCTAATTTACATGTTTGCCCTATTTCTGTAAAATTCGTCAGCTTAGCTTGAATTTTCTCAACCACCTTTTATGTCTTAAGTTTAATGATATATGAACGCTAGTGTACTTGTTACATGGCCTCACTTTGGCCTCGCTCTGTGAAATGTCCCAATatgcctgtatgtgtgtgtgcatgttatcTACGGCAGCTGCGGAGCCAGCTAAGAGCTGGAAGCCCTTGGCACCAGTGTGGATGACGAGAGGCTAGATATTGAAGGAGAGTCCAGCGGGTCCTAAATCCTGGACTACTGGAAGGTTCCCTATCTTTCtctcacttctctctctctctcatgtctctctctctctctctctgcctctacCTATCTCTATCTctctttttgatttttctctTCTCACCAAGTGTATGCAACGCTTCTTGTGAGACAGTGCTTCAGTTTGAAAGTTGTGTGAGATTTATGTTGTCAGCGACAGATCCAGTCCATGTTTAATATTCAGATTAAGCTTTAAAGAATGTTAAGTATCTATCAGCTCATTTAAttctgaggagaggaaaggatAAACTTTTTAATTGCATAaaattttactgttatttatctACCATCAGAACATTATTTGCCAATGTCAAATATTTGGCATTAAAACTTGTTAATCTTCTTTGTTCCAGTAATTTCTCAACATTtggcataaataaaacatttttttcttatttatttaaaacgCTAGTCGTTTACTTTACTGAGTCAGTTGAACATAATATTTCTTGTGACTGACTTATTATATTTTCTCAACCCTAGAGGCATCCATGGTGAACATAAGAGGAAAGATAAAATGCCGAACTCACTGACTATTATGACATTctctgatgtttctgtgtttctttacGAGTATCAGGCCCAGTATCGGGCACTGAtaaatgttgttgttatttattatCTTTTTGGATTCAGCTTTAGACTTACCTGCTGTAACATTTGCTCTGGACCTCAGCTCTATTCTGCAACAGTTCAACCTGCATGTGTGACTGCCTCCTCTGTTGTTTACTGTGTGAATATCTGTAGTTTTTTCTAAGTCTACTACATGGCTTCCCACCCATGTGTTCATGTTGTAGTGTGTGACTGCGAGTGCGTGAGATACACCATGTTGTTGTTAACACTATGAACAGTGGCTTTGTGGAGCTTGAGATTTTCTCGTATGTCTCTGTAGCACCCGGGATGAACGCAGGAACCACCGCCACCGTGGCCCTGCTGAGGGACGGCATCGAGCTGGTGGTCGGCAGCGTGGGTGACAGTCGTGCCATGTTGTGCCGCAAGGGCAAGGCCCTTAAACTCACTGTTGACCACACCCCTGAGAGAAAGGATGAAAAAGACAGGTACATGATGCTTTTAAAAGCAGGTTTGAAacttcattttttctttcttttttattagttGTAAGTGCCCTGAAAAGAACCCTGCTTTCATAGGATACATGTACTAATATACCGATCTGCACCTGTTTAAAGGATAAAGAAGAGTGGGGGGTTTATCACCTGGAATAGCCTGGGGCAGCCAAATGTCAATGGCAGGTTGGCAATGACGCGTAGCATTGGAGACTTTGACCTGAAGAAGACGGGAGTCATTGCTGAACCCGAGACCAAAAGAGTAACGGTAGGTTTGTAAATTTAGTTTGTcactgaaattttttttttttttttttgatacatGTTATCTTCAGAAGAtgcagtttttgtcatttttactcTGCTCACCACCACAGTGGGTCTTAAATCAGACAATCAAGATGCAACTGACTTTCAAACTTTTAAGGatttttacaaaaatgttaGTGTATGGGCACATATGGCTGCCAATGGAAGCAAGGCACTGGGGTTATTGGtaatgtgactgctgacagaaGTGCcaggatgaattctgaagtgtgcAGGGCGTTAGCGTCTGCTCAGATTCAGGACATGCTGCAAAAATAATCTGACAGTGCAAATGATAATGACCTAAAGCAAACTGGAAAAACAACCCAAGAGCTTCTTGAGGGAAAGAAATTTGATATTATTCAATGGCCAAATTAGTCACATGATCTTAACCAAACAAAGCATGTCTGCAGTTACTAAAAACCAAACTGAAGTCATAGAGAGACACAAACAAGCAACAATTGAAGGTGGCTGCAGGAAAGCCCTAACCGAGCAGCTTGAGGGAGGAAAGCATTAGGTGAGACCTTAGCCACTGACTGCAAAgtattttcacccaggtgtttaaaaacaatccttatatttaaaatgtttgtccGATTATTTCTGAGGCATTGAAAATAGGGACTGTTTATAAAAATGActgcaaaatattttatttgtattttttacatcAAAATTGTTTGATTGAAAATCCACATGCTGGTGTACTGGGGCAAAACCATGGACTGTTTTAATGCAGATCTCTGCAACAGCACATTTTCACATCTGTTGTTCTCTGAAGAAGTCAGTAAAGCCAGTCTTACCATCTTCTTGTAATAGTTCAGTAgatttgtctttttaatgtctgttataaaccattatttatttattcccttTCAGTTGCACCATGTCCATGACTCATTCCTGGCGCTGACCACAGATGGCATTAACTTTATTATGAACAGCCAGGAGATCTGCAATGTCATCAACCAGTGTCACGAACCCAAAGAGGCAGCACAGAGAATATCTGAGCAGGTAAAACATTTTATGCTTTTGTTGAATATTAGCCCATGGGTCAATGTGTTACGTGTTCTCCTACAAGGTTGTTTGTTGCTGGGTTTCATTAACTTTTGGTTGACTCATGTACTGAAATGATCTGTTAGACACAAAAAAGCTTCCCAAAACTGTGTCCATGTTTCCTCAAGTCTGGAATTTCCTACAGAAGATTAATTTTTAGTTGAATTGATCATTCACCCGATGACTTTCTCTAACCTTGTTGTGCTTCACATTGCGgtgctctgtttttgtttttttaaggctaTTCAGTATGGTTCAGAGGACAACAGCACAATCATCGTGGTGCCGTTTGGTGCCTGGGGAAAGCACAAGAGTTCAGACACGAGTTTCTCTTTCAGCAGAAGCTTCGTGTCCAGTGGTCGCTGGGCATAGGCTGCGGGGACGTTGGATGAAAGGACGAGGTCTGTTTAAGACTTTGTTAACATGTGCAATACATTTGGCTTCCTGTAAAGAAACATTGTAAAAAGTGTGTGGTTTGCCGAAATAATGACACCTAATGGCTACAACATTAATTACAGTTGCATGATGTTTATTGCCTCTGTGAACAAAGAGGCAGTGAATTCatgacggggggggggggggggggggggtgtgaaTCTCCCTTTATACAAGGTTTTATCTACTAGCAAGCCAATGACCTCATAGGTGCTAAAAGTGTGTGAGCAGCAGGCGGGAATGTGTGTTGGATAAACCTGTAGCCTGCTCTACAGATTTAATTCCTCACCTTCTTCTGCCATTCACACATTGTTTTATCAGTTTAGATTCATCACACCACTATCTCACTcacaatttcatttttactgttaacctacatttttaaagaaaatgtatcCCACCAGTTTTAAGAGCACAGGTTTTAAGTTTGGATCATTTCTCCATTTTAATTTTGGGAGCAAGTGCAACAAAAGGAGTCGGGGTTGGGCAATCGAACTACAGTGATTGGTCATCAGCTGTTGTGAAACCCACACCTTGGTTGAAGAACTAGTGTCACTGTAAAGTCACTGACTGGGCCTTAAAAACTTTATGGCAAATTTAAAATATCTAAATTATATAGCTTTCCTATAAGAATTTTTCTTGTACATTTAGTTGCAAACCAACACTTTAAAATTTCctttatatttaaagaaaaaaaaaatttcttaaAGAGCCGCAGAAATTATTGGAAGACTTGGACAATCTTAAAAGATGTAAAGGTTTTGAACAGAGCTGCCTGAACAGCATTTTGGTGACTGAACTTGGTATTTATGtaggaataaaaatgaaattttatgtttctttgcCAGGCTTGCCTGATTTGTAACAGGTCCTTTAAAGGGGACTTAAAAGTGTTTGAGGTACTGAAACGTACTGTTTCTGTTCTGTAAATAATCATCTGTGTGATAAGTACACCTGGAAAACTGGTCTCTCCTATATTTTCTTCATATCTCAGCTACGTTTGGCACATCAGAATATTTTACACATGCAGGTCTTTGGACACGGACCTGTGGTGTGAGTAACCTGGCgttatttttggttttccacCGTTGTGTGTCAGTCAGACACAACAAAGCACACCTAATGCAACACTAGAGAATTGTTTAGCTAAGGGCCATGTATGACAATGTGAATGtttgcttaaactgaaacaataTAACCAGTCTCTGTAGGCTATAGGTGTGATTAAGCTGCGCAAGTCGTGTTGGCTGACCTAATGTGAGTGGATGTGTTTTCAGACTTAATCCGTTGAGCTGAACTGTTTTTGTTCACTGGTGGTGTGATCTTTTATTTTGTCCTTGTTAATGCTAAAGAAATACAGCACGTCATATTTATCAGCATTATTTTATCTGTGAGTTCCTAATGTTGTATAAACTGTCATCTTGTAAATGTTcatgtaaatatattttctctCCCTTATTCTTGTATCTAACGGGACTTTGGATATTATAAAGGCGCTTGTGTGTATGATTTTCGAAATAGTTAACAAGCCTTCTGTCAGAGTTACTCTTTAACCTTGTGTTCAGTATTTTACTGTACTTTGTTGCACTGCCTCTGAAATATAATCATTGTGGTGTTGGATCTGCACCTGGGACCCAAATGTGACCGTTTGAACGACACTGTTAGTACTGTACTCTTGGTCTAAACGGCTTGTGACACTTTCAATAAAAAAACGATACGTTTAGAAACAGTTTTCTTTGTAACATGGACGTGTTGTTATCCTCCTGTAGGTGATCCAATGCTTTTGTCCAAACAGTGAAAGATTTACATCAACAGAGCTGTTTACATGCCACTTCAAACAGATAAGAAAACATTGAtatcttttaaaatatttatttttgcattatgtCTACATATATTCcagattttgctttttttttttttttttttttttttttttttttttaacatgaccAAGTTTGAGCTCGATGGCGATCTTTAGTGAGAAAATTACAAATTTTATGGAAGAATTTGATAAATTAAAGAAGGCGTCTGAAAAATAAGTCTTGGACATCTTAATTGAGTCCAGAGTTTTGAAGCTCTGCTCCACCTCCTTGACTAATTAAATAACAGGTATACGTAATAATAATGAAATCTTAATTGTGATCAGTTAGACAAGAACACAATTTCTTTGTTCagttaacacacaaaaaaaaatcatttttatctaGATTGATTGTGTAGATTCAAACTGCTTTAAGTTGTTGGGGAAACAACCTGACAAacgaataataaaaaaaaacttcctgtttATCCTCAACAAATTCAAGAAATTTCCAAATGTAAATGGAGAACTAGACAAAACTAGACATTCACTCAGTTGTGGTCAATGTCAGTTTGATTtctacagcactttggtcagccttgttgctttttaaagtgctttacgGGTTGGTTTAAAACCACATGAAACTACacatcaataaaataaacaaatatatttgcataaaacagtggttcccaaactttttttgctaggcccctctttgttttacaagaaaaatgttcgcgccccacCACCACAAACACCcttattttgctccattgcagtttatttcacacctcaaacatttagtaaacaattaaaaatgacagttgttaataaaataaactactaactcttttacgctacgtccacacctacacgggtatttttgacaacgcagctgtttcgtccacacctaaacggcgtttcgaatcaccgaaaccggagattttttaaaactcctttttttgcgtttacgtgtggacgaggaatacagagttcgtcacgcaacgtcaaaggtatgtgcctttttttctgtcacgctgtgcgccacgttattgtttacatgagatgaatggaagatagagacgaaatactgttaatctgactatctgcagtttttacaggcTTACATACAcaacgcagttactgtccctccatttagaaaggcagaggtgtcacggtgtgattattttacgtgtagttgttttttttccctgtgtaataatattcaacattgctatcaatacatttttcaaaaaatgcctctctgtgcaaaatgggtttaaaaacataaacaactgtgggatgcTGATTGTCCATGatttagacagggggaacaaatcgtggcaggatcagcctgatattatttgtatcccactgtaactttactgtataaagagctaacatctccaaaatgtcaggagtagttagtcattacaacaagtgtttgtgaactaaaaatcaagaatgtgggatactgtttgtccgtgatctgaacagcccagcgcgtgctcctgatgcagggaaaaccaattctgcagggagacctaccttggcacttgtgcaggtgaaaccaaagggaagatatgcttcaccatattttctagtctttggcttagaatgaagttggtttggaaacatattcagtggtgcttcatctcctgctttgcgtttctgtggccgccggggctagcagtgtccaag
This window contains:
- the ppm1kb gene encoding protein phosphatase 1K, mitochondrial; its protein translation is MSAACLTRLARCSGLHVGRAGLVQMSLVPLPVQHDSHFQFIFRKPLHTPSETRHSNTRFDPDSSGRPTTWDSFGIWDDRIDEPILLPPSIRYGKPIPKVSLSKVGCASLIGQRKDNEDRYRVSELTDRVLYFAVFDGHGGSEAADFCEKYMEKYITNLLADEENLELVLTKAFLEVDKALARHLHFSPNAPGMNAGTTATVALLRDGIELVVGSVGDSRAMLCRKGKALKLTVDHTPERKDEKDRIKKSGGFITWNSLGQPNVNGRLAMTRSIGDFDLKKTGVIAEPETKRVTLHHVHDSFLALTTDGINFIMNSQEICNVINQCHEPKEAAQRISEQAIQYGSEDNSTIIVVPFGAWGKHKSSDTSFSFSRSFVSSGRWA